From the genome of Asterias amurensis chromosome 17, ASM3211899v1, one region includes:
- the LOC139949611 gene encoding uncharacterized protein — METARFRFRMSGPQSPRQRQKLHSQRGRASTGQLRVSDNPDARRSVNGPVKFVRNPKHPKNLYAAEMSIRQVGKGKPVKVSSGMSFPDPKSAKSIRNPTAPRFQHEFDPSEKDYDIITNPLAGMESVHASIPNTGNDKNNFIYVDDSDNDNGSDDSYDSATRFSIIEDDDIEIEDSEKMQDDKEPSSIFLETPSLLETDAPGFAPQPPPPRGPSAVLVIPRAVVRENDANRNRARETAQNGERTYLNIGP, encoded by the exons ATGGAG ACTGCCCGCTTTCGTTTCCGTATGTCAGGCCCACAATCTCCTCGCCAACGACAAAAGTTACACTCCCAAAGAGGGCGCGCTTCCACTGGCCAGTTAAGAGTTTCCGACAACCCAGACGCCCGCAGGTCTGTCAATGGCCCCGTGAAGTTTGTCCGCAACCCCAAGCACCCTAAGAACTTGTATGCTGCCGAGATGAGCATCAGGCAAGTCGGGAAAGGCAAACCTGTTAAAGTCTCCTCTGGTATGTCGTTTCCAGACCCTAAGAGCGCAAAGAGTATTCGCAATCCAACGGCTCCCCGATTCCAGCACGAGTTCGATCCCTCTGAGAAGGATTATGACATCATCACCAACCCACTGGCAGGTATGGAAAGTGTACATGCCTCGATCCCAAACACTGGTAACGATAAGAACAACTTCATTTACGTCGACGACTCTGACAATGACAATGGCAGCGACGACAGCTACGACAGTGCCACTCGCTTCTCAATCATCGAAGACGACGACATTGAGATAGAGGACAGTGAGAAGATGCAGGATGATAAGGAACCGTCATCCATTTTCCTGGAGACGCCCTCTTTGCTGGAGACTGATGCCCCGGGCTTTGCCCCTCAGCCACCCCCGCCTAGAGGCCCGAGTGCAGTTCTCGTAATTCCTCGTGCGGTTGTTCGAGAAAATGACGCTAACCGAAACAGGGCAAGGGAAACTGCCCAGAATGGTGAACGCACTTATTTGAACATAGGTCCATAA
- the LOC139949613 gene encoding snaclec bothroinsularin subunit beta-like — protein MNLLNILLLGVLCFGCGCIVAEICPPDWHPYKESCYFIVKDTMNWYQANRTCAESRANLAVPNSQSEQDYIWELFLNAFDPTSPSTHLWIGCNDIGEDGQWQHCPLKGQTDSYENWKGGQPSSHIDNLKGCAVVRSTNGQWVGQDCFDDINYAVCEFPVSDTMESSCKQTGPDDLLTPRCLLYLSMAELSDGKSCCSHPRCHSFSSAEAKLGI, from the coding sequence ATGaatcttttaaatattttgcttcttggtgttttgtgttttggttGTGGATGCATCGTGGCTGAAATATGCCCCCCTGACTGGCACCCGTACAAAGAGTCTTGTTACTTCATAGTCAAGGACACGATGAACTGGTATCAAGCAAACCGCACTTGTGCAGAATCACGGGCAAACCTTGCTGTCCCAAACTCGCAATCCGAACAGGATTACATTTGGGAGCTGTTCCTGAATGCGTTCGATCCGACGAGTCCATCAACGCATCTCTGGATCGGTTGCAACGACATCGGGGAAGATGGGCAGTGGCAACATTGTCCGTTAAAGGGACAAACCGATTCCTACGAGAACTGGAAAGGTGGTCAACCCAGCAGTCACATTGATAACTTGAAGGGCTGTGCCGTTGTGCGGTCTACAAACGGCCAATGGGTCGGACAGGATTGCTTTGACGATATCAACTACGCAGTCTGTGAGTTCCCCGTCAGTGATACCATGGAGTCCTCCTGTAAACAGACTGGCCCAGACGACCTCCTAACCCCTCGATGCCTGCTGTATCTTTCAATGGCGGAGTTATCAGATGGGAAATCTTGCTGCTCACATCCTCGCTGCCACTCCTTCTCATCTGCTGAAGCAAAGCTGGGGATATAA